In Naumovozyma dairenensis CBS 421 chromosome 2, complete genome, the following are encoded in one genomic region:
- the VPS51 gene encoding Vps51p (similar to Saccharomyces cerevisiae VPS51 (YKR020W); ancestral locus Anc_1.283) gives MAEQISHKKSLRVNRLSKDRRQLLKEYYNLDSDANSQIANPPPTIGDNKADEEVMTSMETIRPMEEGEEGSEEGERRTMKEGDEEGKEEGDRTSSEDAEGRKDRTSGLSGSTSTPLEDKPISDLTFKELIHIHNSLLKRETETNNSIKNTIYDNYYDLIKVNNLLKDVVKQGQGQEIMELKRCIDLLNA, from the coding sequence ATGGCTGAACAAATAAGTCATAAGAAATCGTTGAGGGTGAATCGATTAAGTAAAGATAGACGtcaattattgaaagaatattataatttagATTCCGATGCCAATTCTCAAATTGCCAATCCACCTCCAACTATTGGAGATAATAAAGCGGATGAAGAAGTAATGACATCAATGGAAACGATACGACCGATGGAGGAAGGTGAAGAAGGAAGTGAAGAAGGAGAACGAAGGACGATGAAAGAGGGGGATGAAGAAgggaaagaagaaggtgatAGGACATCTAGTGAGGATGCCGAAGGGAGAAAAGATAGAACCAGTGGATTGAGTGGCTCGACATCCACACCGTTAGAGGATAAACCTATTAGTGATTTAacatttaaagaattgataCATATTCATAACAGTTTACTTAAGAGGGAAACTGAGACGAATAATTCTATTAAGAATACTATTTATGACAACTACTATGATTTGATCAAAGTGAATAATTTGTTGAAGGATGTTGTTAAACAAGGACAAGGTCAAGAGATAATGGAGTTGAAAAGATGCATCGATTTGTTGAATGCTTAG